The Fimbriimonas ginsengisoli Gsoil 348 genome window below encodes:
- a CDS encoding glycoside hydrolase family 172 protein: MSQFDGLGLHLGNLSRLSKAKTRSISPENFKGEKGKGGMATEGTGERCARDLGRGWKISPSVRIAAGTTFEIADIEGPGAIQQIWMTPTGVWRDSIIRFYWDDEETPSVECPVGDFFACGWGKYAQVTSLAICVNPGSAFNCYWEMPFRKRCRITMENRGEDMVLYYQVNYTLTEVPEDAAYFHAQFRRTNPLPYKDDYTILDGVRGQGQFVGTYMAWGVNNNGWWGEGEIKFFMDGDGEFPTICGTGTEDYFCGSYDFDVKVKNEAGVESIEYREFTTPYAGLPQVIRGDGHYQVQQRFGMYRWHIMDPVRFEEDLRVTIQALGWRSGGRYLPLQDDIASVAFWYQAEPHAPFPPLPDRDSLEIV; this comes from the coding sequence ATGTCGCAATTCGACGGTTTGGGTCTCCATCTCGGCAACCTGTCTCGGCTCTCTAAGGCAAAAACCCGCTCCATTTCGCCCGAGAATTTCAAAGGCGAGAAAGGGAAGGGCGGGATGGCGACGGAGGGGACGGGAGAGCGTTGCGCGCGGGACCTCGGGCGAGGATGGAAGATCTCTCCAAGCGTTCGGATCGCGGCCGGCACGACGTTCGAGATTGCCGACATCGAGGGTCCGGGGGCGATCCAGCAGATTTGGATGACGCCGACCGGCGTCTGGCGCGACTCGATCATCCGGTTCTATTGGGACGACGAGGAAACGCCGTCGGTCGAGTGCCCGGTCGGCGATTTCTTCGCGTGCGGATGGGGCAAGTACGCGCAGGTGACGTCGCTCGCGATTTGCGTCAATCCCGGAAGCGCGTTCAACTGCTATTGGGAAATGCCGTTCCGGAAGCGATGCCGGATCACGATGGAGAACCGGGGCGAGGACATGGTGCTGTACTACCAGGTCAATTACACCCTTACCGAAGTGCCGGAGGATGCCGCCTATTTCCACGCGCAGTTCCGCCGAACGAACCCGCTTCCGTACAAGGACGACTACACAATCTTAGACGGAGTACGCGGCCAAGGTCAGTTCGTCGGCACCTACATGGCCTGGGGAGTGAACAATAACGGCTGGTGGGGCGAGGGTGAGATCAAGTTCTTCATGGACGGAGACGGCGAGTTTCCGACCATCTGCGGCACCGGCACCGAGGACTACTTCTGTGGTTCGTACGACTTCGATGTGAAGGTGAAGAACGAGGCCGGGGTCGAATCGATCGAATACCGGGAATTCACCACGCCGTACGCGGGCCTGCCTCAGGTGATCCGGGGAGACGGCCACTACCAGGTGCAGCAGCGCTTCGGAATGTACCGGTGGCACATCATGGACCCGGTTCGGTTCGAGGAGGACCTGCGCGTCACCATCCAAGCCCTCGGCTGGCGCTCCGGCGGTCGTTACCTGCCCCTGCAAGACGACATCGCCTCCGTCGCCTTCTGGTACCAAGCCGAACCCCACGCCCCCTTCCCACCCCTTCCGGATCGGGATAGCCTAGAGATCGTGTAG
- a CDS encoding glycosyl hydrolase family 28-related protein gives MFYALSLLTVLGPATLDVASFGAKGDGRTDNTKAFQAALDAAAKQNVAVFAGSGNYRFAGTLNVPKGVTLKGSWESVPSHNGIRNPDLPKPTDGGTTFLIEGGEGTEAGAFLTLNTNSTVKGVVFYYPKQDPKAIPKPYPWAIAMRGKNPAVLDVELLNPYNGIDASANERHLIRNVSGQPLRRGIFVDAIYDIGRIENVHFNPWWSVSDKLLDWQRTYGEAFIFSRTDWQYVLNTFAFGYGVGYRFMESKDGACNGNFLGIGADDCNVAVKVEQAAPFGLLITNGEFTSFHGASPTQVVVSPANTGVVRFSNCAFWGPCDRIADIAGTGTVGFGDCTFVQWDGRNKGLAAIRATGGSILVRGCEFREDKEHVAIEAGVKRAILTDNLSPKKLRMKIADPSVVKTDAP, from the coding sequence ATGTTTTACGCCCTCTCACTTTTGACGGTCCTCGGCCCCGCCACACTCGACGTCGCCTCGTTCGGGGCCAAGGGGGATGGACGAACGGATAACACCAAGGCGTTCCAGGCCGCCCTGGATGCCGCGGCCAAGCAAAACGTCGCCGTGTTCGCGGGCTCCGGAAACTATCGGTTCGCGGGGACGCTCAACGTTCCGAAGGGGGTGACCTTGAAGGGGTCGTGGGAGTCGGTGCCGAGCCACAACGGCATCCGGAACCCGGATCTTCCCAAGCCGACCGACGGCGGCACGACTTTTTTGATCGAAGGGGGCGAGGGAACGGAGGCGGGCGCGTTTCTCACTCTGAACACCAACTCGACGGTGAAGGGAGTGGTCTTCTACTATCCGAAGCAGGATCCCAAGGCGATTCCCAAGCCGTACCCTTGGGCGATCGCGATGCGGGGCAAGAACCCGGCCGTCCTCGACGTCGAACTCCTCAACCCTTACAACGGCATCGACGCGAGTGCCAATGAGCGGCACCTGATCCGCAACGTCAGCGGCCAACCGCTTCGTCGCGGAATCTTCGTCGACGCCATCTATGATATCGGGCGGATCGAGAACGTCCATTTCAATCCGTGGTGGAGCGTCTCCGACAAGCTGCTCGACTGGCAACGCACGTACGGCGAGGCTTTCATCTTCAGCCGGACCGACTGGCAGTACGTCCTTAACACGTTCGCCTTCGGCTACGGAGTCGGTTATCGGTTCATGGAATCGAAAGATGGCGCATGCAACGGCAACTTCCTGGGAATCGGCGCGGACGACTGCAACGTGGCGGTGAAAGTCGAGCAAGCTGCCCCGTTTGGTCTGCTGATCACCAACGGGGAATTCACCTCGTTCCATGGCGCCAGTCCGACGCAAGTCGTCGTCTCGCCGGCGAACACCGGCGTCGTCCGCTTCTCCAACTGCGCCTTCTGGGGCCCGTGCGATCGAATCGCCGACATCGCCGGTACCGGAACGGTCGGCTTCGGAGACTGCACCTTTGTTCAGTGGGACGGCCGCAACAAGGGTTTAGCCGCCATCCGGGCCACCGGTGGCTCCATCCTCGTGCGGGGATGCGAGTTCCGGGAGGATAAGGAGCACGTGGCGATCGAGGCCGGAGTCAAACGGGCGATCCTCACCGACAACCTTTCGCCGAAGAAGCTTCGCATGAAGATCGCCGATCCGTCGGTGGTCAAGACCGACGCGCCTTGA
- a CDS encoding prepilin-type N-terminal cleavage/methylation domain-containing protein, translating to MQRKAFTLIELLVVIAIIAILAAILFPVFAQAKQAAKSITCISNEKQIGLSFQMYLGDNDDSLPVVYYQDSQDAQDWTGELASGFWAPNGPTQIAYAKTHSIRALFNPYVKNDGVWKCPSDSSTDLTYKQSSWFTSYPYRFYMFYTWSGAASGDQKNRTYNLSSFQKPANTWIFNEAVPYHDLRSQPNIPAGYAGCCWQPNVKMNFIFMDGHAKSHAIDQAIGHGFWPYPPFISYDKNWPRKGWDGGWPIEDTD from the coding sequence ATGCAACGTAAAGCATTTACCCTTATCGAACTCTTAGTCGTGATCGCCATCATCGCGATCCTCGCCGCCATCCTTTTCCCGGTTTTCGCCCAGGCCAAACAGGCCGCCAAGTCGATCACCTGCATCTCGAACGAGAAGCAGATCGGGCTGTCGTTCCAGATGTACCTCGGCGACAACGACGACTCGTTGCCCGTCGTCTACTACCAGGACTCCCAAGACGCACAGGACTGGACCGGCGAGCTCGCCAGCGGATTCTGGGCGCCTAACGGACCCACTCAGATCGCCTACGCCAAGACCCACTCGATTCGAGCCCTGTTCAATCCGTACGTGAAGAACGACGGAGTGTGGAAGTGCCCCAGCGACAGCAGCACGGACCTGACGTACAAGCAAAGCTCTTGGTTTACGAGCTACCCGTACCGCTTTTACATGTTCTACACGTGGAGCGGAGCGGCGAGCGGCGACCAGAAGAACCGGACCTACAACCTCTCGAGTTTCCAAAAGCCGGCGAACACGTGGATATTCAACGAGGCGGTCCCCTACCACGACCTTCGATCCCAGCCCAATATCCCGGCCGGATACGCCGGGTGCTGCTGGCAGCCCAATGTAAAGATGAACTTCATCTTCATGGATGGTCACGCCAAGTCGCACGCCATCGACCAGGCGATCGGCCACGGCTTCTGGCCCTACCCGCCGTTCATTTCTTACGATAAGAACTGGCCGCGGAAAGGATGGGATGGCGGCTGGCCGATTGAGGATACGGACTAA
- a CDS encoding GntR family transcriptional regulator → MSVDRIGSLSKPQLLRSALLDSLKDGSFKVGDRFPSEPELITRYGVSRATVREAIISLEQEGWLRRLQGKGTFVSERPKVHRTVAVIAPYLYANDSPDFRAGTDVIPLLMQSIEHHARKKGVSISLYLDNLEVETERENLLNVVERGVDAVLMIYIGGPANLDCLEKIRAANIPLVLFDRYIEELPIDAVASDNQLGAYRATMRLLDEGVSSVAYITGPIDSTVLRDRRQGYLDAMAERGIAASVLELRQDLGEGVDRSNYDRTYDLVRQLRFPTAIFSADATRLAVISQIVEEMGVPRSDYALGCFDEPYLNPPEDLMLVKVLQPLREIGRNAVDLTLGRIEGRSDAPARLLLPPEILVTGAWTQALIGS, encoded by the coding sequence GTGTCAGTTGACCGAATTGGATCGTTAAGCAAGCCCCAGCTTTTGAGAAGCGCCCTACTGGACTCCCTGAAAGATGGCAGCTTCAAGGTGGGAGATCGTTTCCCGTCGGAGCCGGAGCTGATCACCCGTTACGGGGTGAGCCGGGCGACGGTTCGAGAGGCGATCATCTCTCTCGAGCAAGAAGGATGGCTGCGGCGGCTGCAAGGGAAGGGAACGTTCGTCAGCGAGCGACCTAAAGTGCACCGAACGGTCGCGGTGATCGCGCCTTATCTGTACGCCAACGACTCTCCCGACTTCCGAGCCGGAACCGACGTGATTCCGCTCCTCATGCAGTCGATCGAGCATCACGCTCGAAAGAAAGGGGTCAGCATTTCGCTCTATCTCGACAACCTCGAAGTCGAGACCGAGCGGGAGAACCTGCTAAACGTGGTCGAGCGAGGGGTCGACGCCGTCCTCATGATCTACATCGGCGGCCCCGCCAACTTGGACTGTCTGGAGAAGATCCGCGCGGCAAATATTCCGCTCGTCCTGTTCGACCGGTACATCGAAGAGCTTCCCATCGACGCGGTGGCCAGCGACAACCAACTCGGCGCCTACCGGGCGACGATGCGGCTACTGGACGAGGGGGTGTCCTCGGTCGCCTACATTACCGGCCCTATCGACAGCACCGTCCTGCGCGATCGCCGACAGGGATATCTCGACGCGATGGCCGAGCGAGGGATCGCCGCAAGCGTCCTGGAACTTCGCCAGGACCTGGGCGAGGGGGTCGATCGGTCGAACTATGACCGAACCTACGACCTCGTAAGGCAACTCCGTTTTCCCACCGCCATCTTCTCGGCCGACGCCACTCGCCTCGCGGTGATCTCGCAGATCGTCGAGGAGATGGGGGTTCCCAGAAGCGACTACGCGCTCGGCTGCTTCGACGAGCCGTACCTCAACCCTCCCGAGGACCTCATGTTGGTGAAGGTTCTCCAGCCACTCCGCGAGATCGGCCGCAATGCCGTCGATTTGACCTTGGGACGAATCGAAGGGAGGTCCGACGCTCCCGCCCGACTCCTCCTGCCTCCGGAGATCCTCGTCACAGGGGCCTGGACTCAAGCCCTCATCGGCTCGTAA
- a CDS encoding alpha-galactosidase has translation MSLALLVAGFPFVSLKGEQTVVGNGRVTLSIDQVSGRYSLRFGKSAAIEAAAGEARLGAGPVRSTTDYPRHEIAGGDVERIRDAFGRGLRVTVHHRGLGASELRQIFWVYESRPEAFVQIQLVDGEPAGSNYLAPLVTETPVHLEHRAPLNSLFVPYDNDMYFRYRSDGWGEKDGSYEVGALYDDASRHGLVVGSVEHDTWKSAVRFKRDGGLRAFAGVASKYTHDSQPHGTVTGKVVSSPRMVVGFYDEWRAGLERFGELNALVKPALGWKGSVPFGWNSWSGHKNKVTAKDADAATEFLQKELPGFRSGGIAYINFDSYWDNLTRDQRVAFVRKAHAAGLKAGIYWTPFTGWGGLERTEGKYTFRDMTIKDAKGEPLPMLDGGWPLDPTHPATLARIDRELKDFVDQGFDYVKLDFLSHGALEGRHFDPKIETGTQAYAVGMQRIVDDLSPKRIGRPFFISLSIAPMFPHGYGHSRRISCDAFANIGASEYLLNSTSYGWWPGGRLYRFNDPDSACVYQTLDESPVTEAEARTRFTASVISGGLMMEGDNLTNPRARDRVKRIFSNREILDLARRTPGFRPVDGDTGSNAGDAFVWSHGAGLYLAVFNFDPIHPKRRTIPLARLGLRGARWKVHDLWTGSDRMIDGDPVLQLAPMDSALVYLSAAK, from the coding sequence TTGTCTCTCGCCTTGCTCGTCGCCGGATTCCCTTTCGTGTCGTTGAAGGGAGAGCAAACGGTGGTTGGCAACGGCAGGGTTACGCTCTCGATCGACCAGGTAAGCGGCCGGTACTCGCTGCGATTCGGCAAATCCGCTGCTATTGAGGCAGCGGCCGGTGAGGCCCGCCTCGGGGCCGGGCCGGTTCGGTCGACTACCGATTATCCCCGACACGAGATCGCGGGCGGCGACGTAGAGCGGATCCGCGACGCTTTCGGGCGGGGGCTGCGGGTCACGGTGCACCATCGAGGGCTGGGCGCCTCGGAGCTGAGGCAGATCTTTTGGGTTTATGAATCTCGGCCGGAAGCGTTTGTACAAATTCAGCTGGTCGACGGCGAGCCAGCAGGCTCGAATTACCTGGCCCCGCTGGTCACCGAGACGCCGGTCCATCTCGAGCATCGAGCGCCCTTGAATTCGTTGTTCGTCCCTTACGACAACGACATGTACTTCCGCTATCGCTCGGACGGCTGGGGTGAGAAAGACGGGAGCTACGAAGTCGGGGCGCTGTACGACGACGCGTCGCGACACGGTTTGGTGGTCGGTTCCGTCGAACACGACACCTGGAAGTCGGCGGTTAGGTTCAAGAGAGACGGCGGGCTTCGCGCTTTCGCCGGCGTGGCTAGCAAATACACCCATGACAGTCAGCCGCACGGCACGGTGACCGGCAAGGTCGTAAGCTCGCCCCGAATGGTCGTCGGCTTCTACGACGAGTGGCGAGCCGGACTGGAGCGGTTCGGCGAGCTCAATGCCCTCGTCAAACCTGCGCTCGGGTGGAAGGGAAGCGTCCCGTTCGGCTGGAACTCTTGGTCCGGACACAAGAACAAAGTGACGGCGAAAGACGCCGACGCGGCGACCGAGTTCCTCCAGAAGGAGCTGCCCGGATTCCGAAGCGGGGGCATCGCGTACATCAATTTCGATTCGTACTGGGACAACCTCACCCGCGACCAGCGTGTCGCCTTCGTTCGCAAAGCGCACGCGGCCGGTTTGAAGGCGGGCATCTATTGGACCCCCTTCACGGGCTGGGGAGGGCTCGAGCGAACGGAGGGGAAGTACACCTTCCGCGACATGACGATCAAGGACGCGAAGGGCGAGCCGCTGCCGATGCTCGACGGCGGCTGGCCGCTCGATCCGACGCACCCGGCGACCCTGGCCCGAATCGACCGCGAGCTCAAGGATTTCGTCGACCAGGGATTCGACTACGTCAAGCTCGATTTCCTGAGCCATGGCGCCTTGGAGGGGCGGCACTTCGATCCGAAAATCGAGACCGGAACCCAGGCTTATGCGGTGGGGATGCAGCGGATCGTCGACGATCTTTCCCCCAAGCGGATCGGACGCCCGTTCTTTATCAGCCTCAGCATCGCGCCGATGTTCCCGCACGGATACGGCCACAGCCGCCGAATCTCTTGCGATGCTTTCGCTAATATCGGGGCGAGCGAATATCTTTTGAACTCCACCAGCTACGGCTGGTGGCCGGGTGGCCGGCTCTATAGATTCAACGACCCGGACAGCGCTTGCGTCTATCAGACGCTCGACGAGTCGCCAGTCACCGAGGCCGAAGCGAGGACCCGCTTCACCGCCTCTGTCATCTCGGGCGGTTTGATGATGGAGGGCGACAATCTAACCAATCCCCGCGCTCGGGACCGAGTCAAGCGGATCTTCTCGAATCGTGAGATCCTGGATCTCGCCCGCCGAACACCGGGCTTCCGCCCCGTCGACGGCGACACGGGCTCAAACGCGGGCGACGCGTTCGTCTGGTCTCATGGGGCGGGCTTGTATCTCGCCGTCTTCAATTTCGACCCAATTCACCCGAAGCGGCGAACGATTCCGCTCGCCCGCCTCGGCCTCCGCGGAGCTCGGTGGAAGGTGCACGATCTGTGGACGGGATCCGATCGCATGATCGACGGAGATCCGGTGCTTCAACTGGCGCCGATGGATAGCGCCTTGGTCTACCTATCGGCGGCCAAGTAA
- a CDS encoding prepilin-type N-terminal cleavage/methylation domain-containing protein, which produces MKKAFTLIELLVVIAIIAILAAILFPVFAQAKAAAKRTADLSNVKNLTLGMTLYAGDSDDCVAPIMQGDWTWPRHQYILWKDAVLPYIKNGGRAVKADNSAYTAAGEGGIFQSPGYAGAWASIPEDPNLHGDTTTRFPRSYSVNMYAGYNEGGKGTSGMWPWAAWWPWETPHNVGGSGSMTTLDSPAGTMMIGPTRDPYPNLYAHQLCYGCGGGNDCDTRDPGVTVVRSVGNKLLNVGFFDGHAKAINAYKSLDDDVWDVFKNPDYDVSGWPGKEQIKAYMRGYKEWQ; this is translated from the coding sequence ATGAAAAAAGCATTTACGCTCATCGAGCTGCTCGTGGTCATCGCCATCATCGCGATCCTGGCGGCAATCCTGTTCCCTGTTTTTGCCCAGGCGAAGGCCGCGGCGAAGCGGACCGCCGACCTTAGCAACGTGAAGAACCTCACCCTCGGAATGACGCTCTACGCGGGCGACTCCGACGACTGCGTTGCTCCGATCATGCAGGGCGACTGGACCTGGCCCCGCCACCAATATATCCTTTGGAAAGACGCGGTTCTGCCGTACATCAAGAACGGAGGACGCGCGGTCAAGGCCGACAACTCGGCGTACACCGCCGCCGGAGAGGGCGGGATCTTCCAGTCGCCCGGCTACGCGGGTGCGTGGGCTTCGATTCCCGAGGATCCGAACCTGCACGGGGACACCACCACCCGGTTCCCCCGCTCCTACTCCGTGAATATGTACGCGGGATACAACGAAGGCGGAAAAGGGACCTCCGGAATGTGGCCGTGGGCTGCCTGGTGGCCGTGGGAGACTCCCCATAACGTGGGTGGCAGCGGCTCCATGACGACGTTGGATAGTCCGGCGGGAACCATGATGATCGGCCCCACTCGCGACCCTTACCCGAACCTTTACGCTCATCAGCTCTGCTACGGCTGCGGCGGCGGAAACGACTGCGACACGAGAGATCCGGGCGTAACGGTGGTGCGAAGCGTTGGGAACAAGCTCCTGAACGTCGGATTCTTCGACGGCCACGCGAAGGCGATCAATGCTTATAAGTCGCTGGACGACGACGTTTGGGACGTGTTCAAGAACCCGGACTACGACGTCAGCGGCTGGCCAGGCAAAGAGCAGATCAAGGCGTACATGCGCGGCTACAAAGAGTGGCAGTAG
- a CDS encoding LacI family DNA-binding transcriptional regulator, with protein sequence MYRTRVQSRSAGRPTRDDVAKHANISGATVSRVLSGRTDLSISPETRARVLEAAEKLGYRPNPAARALTSGRTGLVGLWMSFDYSRYRGQVVDHLRTVLSQTELALAVTDVDKEYTTVHSFDRPLRVPVDGIIAFDNSASIEAFAREHDRLAPNIPFVSMGAYWSEAQSFVGVDLRAGADEAMEHLLSTGRRRISYMAPWTSDLIDSGPRYEAYIGKMGAAGLPTSTIAFERVSYALIKEALVQRHDAGTLPEAILCMNDDVAIAASYVLEGLGVKTGQDVALVGFDGIEETEHCPCPITTVRQPVEEMCSLTYQFLQSQMNDSTAPPRQRILKPELVIRESTRG encoded by the coding sequence GTGTACAGAACGCGCGTACAATCACGAAGCGCAGGAAGGCCGACGAGGGACGATGTCGCGAAGCATGCGAATATCTCGGGCGCGACGGTTTCTCGCGTACTGAGCGGACGCACCGATCTTTCGATCTCGCCCGAGACCCGCGCCCGCGTTCTCGAGGCGGCCGAAAAGCTTGGATACCGCCCCAATCCTGCCGCGCGGGCGCTCACAAGCGGTCGCACTGGGCTCGTCGGTTTGTGGATGAGCTTCGACTACTCTCGCTATCGCGGCCAGGTTGTGGACCATCTTCGAACCGTCCTCTCGCAGACTGAGCTTGCGCTTGCGGTTACGGACGTCGATAAGGAATACACGACCGTGCACTCGTTCGATCGACCACTTCGCGTCCCGGTCGACGGGATCATCGCTTTCGATAATTCCGCCTCGATTGAGGCTTTCGCCCGGGAGCACGACCGGTTGGCGCCGAACATCCCGTTCGTGAGCATGGGCGCCTATTGGTCCGAAGCCCAGAGCTTCGTCGGCGTCGACCTTCGAGCCGGCGCGGACGAGGCGATGGAGCATCTCCTGTCCACCGGCCGCCGGCGAATCTCCTACATGGCGCCCTGGACCTCCGACCTGATCGACAGCGGCCCCCGTTACGAGGCGTACATCGGCAAGATGGGAGCCGCCGGATTACCGACGTCGACCATCGCCTTCGAGCGGGTTTCGTACGCCCTCATCAAAGAGGCGCTGGTTCAGCGCCACGACGCCGGCACGTTGCCGGAAGCGATCCTCTGCATGAACGACGACGTCGCGATCGCAGCGTCCTACGTCCTCGAGGGGCTTGGGGTGAAAACCGGGCAAGACGTGGCGCTCGTCGGGTTCGACGGGATCGAGGAGACCGAACATTGCCCGTGCCCGATTACCACGGTTCGGCAACCGGTGGAGGAGATGTGTTCGCTCACCTATCAGTTCCTCCAATCCCAGATGAACGACTCGACGGCGCCGCCGCGCCAGCGCATTTTGAAGCCTGAACTCGTCATTCGCGAATCAACCCGGGGCTAG
- a CDS encoding alpha-galactosidase, producing the protein MTTSGITGDPQPICVETANAALVFYVDGEGRLFQGAFGAKGADLVQGQLAFPVAGDGWIFEPALRVTHADGNTSTDLRVIASETEGPVTRISLKDPEYPLFVDLLFRTSPDEDVFEAWTEVRHSESGEVRLDRFASSSPDFGGGDFYLTQFHGDWADEMNIQEEPLGFGIKILDSKLGVRAHQFRNPSFLLSKGGPAMEDSGEVFGGSLAWSGSFQFAFERLPDGRLRGLCGMNPYASEYHLEPGEKFVTPRMVWGWSASGTGALSRNLHRWTRKNALRDGDRSRAILLNNWEATYFSFDSEKIVSLFDGAVALGMELFLLDDGWFGRKYPRDDDSQGLGDWTPDPKKLPDGIGELTQKAQEKGIRFGIWLEPEMVNPRSELYENHPDWVVRQPKRPPELQRNQLVLDLANPEVEEYVCSLVDRTLSENPGISYVKWDCNRYLTQPGSPYLGKERQTHLQIEYVWALYRVMDRLAKSHPDVEVMMCSGGGARVDYASLRYAQEYWPSDMTDPARRIFIQWGYSFFFPAIATSNHVTLAGGHGMKFAFDVAMSGRLGMDVDVDNLSAEDREFATQAIATYKEVRDVVQLGDQYRLESPYAGPRSSLMYVLRDRAVLFVYSLGESAAAPLRLKGLDPSHRYRVQEINPPKGATGLTTTVDGSTLMGEGLGVMALSQFGSLVFELRAEELAP; encoded by the coding sequence GTGACCACGTCTGGGATAACCGGCGATCCGCAGCCGATCTGCGTCGAAACCGCCAATGCCGCGCTTGTATTTTATGTAGACGGCGAGGGGCGGCTGTTCCAAGGCGCCTTCGGCGCAAAGGGCGCCGACCTCGTCCAGGGTCAGCTCGCGTTTCCGGTCGCCGGGGATGGCTGGATCTTTGAACCGGCCCTGCGGGTAACCCACGCGGATGGCAACACCTCCACCGATCTTCGAGTGATCGCCAGCGAGACGGAAGGACCGGTCACCCGGATATCCCTCAAGGACCCGGAATACCCGCTTTTCGTCGACCTGCTCTTCCGAACCTCGCCGGACGAGGACGTTTTCGAGGCTTGGACGGAAGTTCGGCATTCCGAAAGCGGTGAGGTGCGCCTGGACCGGTTCGCGTCGTCGTCGCCCGACTTCGGCGGCGGCGATTTTTACCTGACCCAATTCCACGGCGACTGGGCCGACGAGATGAACATCCAGGAAGAGCCGCTAGGGTTTGGGATCAAGATCCTCGACTCGAAGCTCGGGGTGCGGGCCCACCAGTTTCGCAATCCATCCTTCCTGCTTTCGAAGGGAGGCCCCGCGATGGAGGATAGCGGGGAAGTGTTCGGAGGATCGCTGGCGTGGTCGGGCAGCTTCCAATTCGCGTTCGAGCGGTTACCGGACGGGCGCTTGCGAGGGCTTTGCGGGATGAACCCGTACGCCTCCGAATACCACCTTGAACCAGGGGAGAAGTTCGTCACCCCGCGGATGGTGTGGGGATGGAGCGCGAGTGGAACTGGCGCGCTGAGCCGGAATCTGCACCGGTGGACCCGCAAGAACGCGCTGCGGGACGGCGATCGTTCGCGGGCGATCTTGCTAAACAACTGGGAAGCGACCTACTTTAGCTTCGACTCCGAAAAGATTGTCTCGCTTTTCGACGGAGCCGTGGCGCTCGGGATGGAGCTTTTCCTGCTCGACGACGGCTGGTTCGGCCGCAAGTATCCCCGGGACGACGACTCGCAGGGACTGGGCGACTGGACGCCCGACCCCAAAAAGCTGCCCGACGGGATCGGGGAGCTGACGCAGAAGGCCCAGGAAAAAGGGATCCGTTTCGGCATTTGGCTGGAGCCGGAGATGGTGAACCCGCGCTCCGAGTTATACGAAAACCATCCCGACTGGGTCGTCCGGCAACCGAAGCGTCCGCCCGAATTACAGCGGAACCAGCTCGTGCTCGACCTCGCCAATCCGGAGGTCGAAGAGTATGTGTGCTCGTTGGTCGATCGAACGCTTAGCGAGAACCCGGGAATCTCCTACGTGAAGTGGGATTGCAATCGGTATCTCACCCAGCCCGGCTCGCCTTACCTGGGCAAAGAGCGGCAGACGCACCTGCAGATCGAGTACGTGTGGGCGCTGTACCGGGTCATGGACCGGCTGGCGAAGAGCCATCCGGATGTCGAAGTGATGATGTGCTCGGGCGGCGGCGCCCGGGTCGACTACGCCTCGCTCCGGTACGCGCAGGAGTATTGGCCGAGCGACATGACGGATCCTGCCCGCCGGATCTTTATCCAGTGGGGCTACTCCTTCTTCTTTCCCGCGATCGCCACTTCCAACCACGTGACGCTTGCCGGCGGCCACGGCATGAAGTTCGCGTTCGACGTCGCGATGAGTGGGCGGCTCGGCATGGACGTGGACGTCGATAATCTGTCGGCCGAGGATCGTGAATTCGCTACCCAGGCGATCGCCACGTACAAAGAGGTTCGGGACGTGGTGCAACTGGGCGACCAGTATCGTCTGGAGTCCCCGTACGCTGGCCCGCGTTCGTCGCTCATGTACGTGCTGAGGGACCGCGCGGTGCTCTTCGTGTATTCCCTGGGCGAATCGGCCGCCGCACCCTTACGTCTCAAAGGACTCGATCCTTCTCACCGATACCGTGTCCAAGAAATTAATCCCCCCAAGGGTGCGACCGGGTTAACGACGACTGTCGATGGGTCGACGTTGATGGGAGAGGGGCTTGGGGTGATGGCATTATCGCAATTCGGTAGCTTGGTATTCGAGCTACGAGCCGAGGAACTCGCCCCGTAG